A DNA window from Shewanella baltica contains the following coding sequences:
- a CDS encoding S8 family peptidase, whose product MHKKHLIAVAVATGLAYFPVNANEYQATMVSVPQSKAIKDTYIVVFNTPSVLNLSNNNTIAEFAVKQAESLVNQYDVRVMKNFGNVLNGVLINASAQQVKALLKDPNVKYVEQDQVMSVTPMMEANADQPSPTWGIDRIDQRNLPLDNNYHTDYDGSGVTAFVIDTGVLNTHNEFGGRASSGYDFIDNDYDATDCNGHGTHVAGTIGGSTYGVAKNVNVVGVRVLNCSGSGSNSGVIAGINWVKNNASGPAVANMSLGGSASQATDDAVNAAVAAGITFVVAAGNDNSNACNYSPARAADAITVGSTTSNDSRSSFSNYGTCLDIYAPGSSITSSWYTSNSATNTISGTSMASPHVAGVAALYLDENPNLSPAQVTNLLKTRATADKVTDAKTGSPNKLLFSLANDDGGCGNDCPVDETQLQNNVGIAISGATGSATYYYIDVPANAASLGINLAGGSGDADIYVSQGQKPTTTSYQCRPYQNGNNESCNFTAPAAGRWYVMVQGYNNYANAQLTASYNLNGGGNCTDANCLTNGVPVTNLSGATATEALYKIVVPANSQLNIATSGGTGDVDLYVKAETVPTTTSYDCRPYKNGNNESCSITVTQAGTYHVMLRGYANYSGVQLSASY is encoded by the coding sequence ATGCATAAGAAACATTTAATAGCAGTCGCAGTCGCAACTGGACTTGCTTACTTCCCTGTTAACGCTAATGAATACCAAGCGACTATGGTAAGTGTCCCACAATCTAAAGCCATCAAAGATACTTACATCGTTGTATTCAATACCCCAAGTGTTCTTAATCTAAGTAATAACAACACCATAGCTGAATTCGCGGTTAAACAAGCCGAGAGTTTAGTCAATCAATATGATGTCAGAGTGATGAAAAACTTTGGTAATGTGCTCAACGGTGTACTCATCAATGCCAGTGCCCAACAAGTTAAGGCACTGCTTAAAGATCCAAACGTGAAGTACGTAGAACAAGATCAAGTGATGTCAGTAACGCCCATGATGGAAGCCAATGCGGACCAACCGAGTCCGACCTGGGGCATAGACAGAATCGATCAACGCAACTTGCCATTGGATAACAACTATCACACGGATTACGATGGATCTGGTGTGACCGCCTTTGTTATCGATACTGGGGTGCTTAATACACATAATGAGTTTGGCGGCCGCGCAAGCAGTGGCTATGACTTTATCGATAATGATTACGATGCGACTGACTGTAACGGTCATGGTACACATGTGGCCGGGACGATTGGCGGCTCAACCTACGGTGTCGCGAAAAACGTCAATGTGGTGGGTGTCAGAGTGCTTAACTGTTCAGGTTCTGGCAGTAACTCTGGCGTGATTGCAGGGATTAACTGGGTGAAAAACAATGCTTCTGGCCCCGCTGTCGCGAACATGAGTTTAGGGGGCAGCGCCTCCCAAGCCACGGATGATGCCGTCAATGCCGCTGTTGCCGCAGGGATCACCTTCGTCGTCGCAGCCGGCAATGATAATAGTAATGCCTGTAACTACTCCCCAGCCCGTGCCGCAGATGCCATCACTGTCGGTTCAACCACCAGTAACGATTCCCGCTCGAGTTTTTCTAACTACGGGACTTGCCTTGATATCTATGCGCCCGGTTCGAGCATAACTTCCTCTTGGTATACCTCAAATTCGGCGACCAATACCATTAGTGGCACCTCAATGGCATCCCCCCATGTGGCAGGCGTCGCGGCATTATACTTAGATGAAAATCCTAACCTCTCCCCCGCACAGGTGACTAACTTACTCAAGACGCGCGCCACTGCGGACAAAGTCACAGATGCTAAGACAGGCTCACCGAATAAGTTACTGTTTTCACTTGCAAATGATGATGGTGGCTGTGGCAATGATTGCCCCGTTGACGAGACTCAGCTGCAAAATAATGTGGGTATTGCGATCAGTGGAGCCACAGGTTCAGCGACTTATTACTATATCGATGTCCCCGCAAATGCGGCAAGTTTAGGCATCAACCTCGCGGGGGGCTCTGGCGATGCGGATATTTATGTGAGCCAAGGACAAAAACCGACGACGACCAGCTATCAATGCCGCCCATATCAAAATGGTAACAATGAGAGCTGTAATTTCACCGCACCTGCGGCGGGTCGTTGGTATGTGATGGTTCAAGGCTATAACAATTATGCTAACGCCCAGCTTACCGCCAGCTACAACCTTAATGGCGGCGGAAATTGTACCGATGCGAACTGCTTAACCAATGGCGTACCTGTCACGAATTTGAGCGGAGCAACGGCAACTGAAGCCCTGTATAAAATCGTCGTCCCTGCCAATAGCCAGCTGAATATTGCCACCAGTGGCGGCACTGGCGACGTGGATCTGTATGTCAAAGCAGAGACTGTCCCAACGACCACCAGCTATGATTGTCGCCCCTATAAAAATGGTAACAATGAAAGCTGTTCGATTACCGTGACTCAAGCGGGAACTTACCATGTGATGTTACGTGGTTATGCTAATTACTCGGGCGTTCAACTGAGTGCAAGCTACTAG
- a CDS encoding YfhL family 4Fe-4S dicluster ferredoxin: protein MALLIDDSCINCDMCEPECPNQAITMGEEIYEIDPDRCTECVGHYDKPTCVSVCPIDCIDPDPNRVESNDELLVKFAVLTQKA, encoded by the coding sequence ATGGCATTACTGATCGACGATAGCTGCATCAACTGCGATATGTGTGAGCCTGAGTGTCCTAATCAGGCCATCACTATGGGCGAAGAGATCTATGAAATCGATCCCGACCGCTGCACCGAATGTGTGGGGCATTACGACAAACCGACTTGCGTGTCTGTCTGCCCAATTGATTGCATCGACCCAGATCCAAACCGCGTCGAGTCCAACGACGAACTGTTAGTGAAATTTGCCGTGTTAACGCAAAAAGCTTAA
- the trhP gene encoding prephenate-dependent tRNA uridine(34) hydroxylase TrhP: MFKPELLSPAGTLKNMRYAFAYGADAVYAGQPRYSLRVRNNDFKMENLATGIQEAHALGKKLYVVSNIAPHNAKLKTYIKDMEPVVAMKPDALIMSDPGLIMMVREAFPDQVVHLSVQANAINWASVKFWQTQGIKRVILSRELSLDEIEEIRQRCPDIELEVFVHGALCMAYSGRCLLSGYINKRDPNQGTCTNACRWKYDVHEAQQNDSGDIIAMPNAVQIETPTTLGAGAPTDQIFLLQEANRPGEYMPAFEDEHGTYIMNSKDLRAIQHVERLTKMGIDSLKIEGRTKSFYYVARTAQLYRRAIEDASSGKDFDRSLMNQLEGLAHRGYTEGFLRRHVHDEYQNYDYGYSVSDTQQFVGELTGKRNLAGLAEIEVKNKFSVGDSVELMTPQGNISLTIEQLENRKAEAVAAGLGSGHTVYLPVPKEVDLSHGILLRNLPQGQDTRNPHELG; this comes from the coding sequence ATGTTTAAACCTGAGCTGCTGTCTCCAGCTGGAACCCTGAAAAACATGCGCTACGCCTTTGCCTATGGTGCAGATGCCGTGTATGCCGGTCAGCCGAGATATAGCCTAAGGGTACGTAACAATGACTTCAAAATGGAAAACCTTGCCACAGGCATACAAGAAGCCCATGCGCTGGGTAAAAAGCTGTATGTTGTGAGCAACATAGCGCCCCACAATGCCAAGCTAAAAACCTATATCAAGGACATGGAACCCGTAGTGGCGATGAAGCCAGACGCGCTGATCATGTCCGATCCGGGTTTAATCATGATGGTACGTGAAGCGTTTCCCGATCAAGTGGTGCATTTATCCGTACAAGCCAATGCCATCAACTGGGCCTCGGTCAAGTTTTGGCAAACCCAAGGCATCAAACGCGTGATCCTGTCGCGCGAATTATCCTTAGATGAAATCGAAGAAATTCGTCAACGCTGCCCAGATATAGAACTCGAAGTGTTTGTGCATGGCGCCCTCTGCATGGCGTATTCAGGTCGTTGTTTACTCTCGGGTTATATCAACAAACGCGATCCAAACCAAGGCACTTGTACTAATGCTTGTCGCTGGAAATACGACGTGCACGAAGCGCAGCAAAACGACAGCGGCGACATCATTGCCATGCCTAATGCAGTACAAATCGAAACTCCGACGACTTTAGGTGCAGGTGCGCCCACGGATCAAATCTTCCTACTACAGGAAGCCAATCGTCCCGGCGAATACATGCCAGCCTTTGAAGATGAGCATGGTACTTATATCATGAACTCTAAGGACTTACGTGCTATTCAACACGTTGAGCGCCTGACAAAAATGGGCATAGACTCACTTAAAATTGAAGGGCGCACTAAGTCTTTCTATTACGTCGCCCGCACCGCACAGTTGTATCGCCGCGCGATTGAAGATGCTTCATCGGGTAAAGATTTCGACCGCAGTCTAATGAATCAATTAGAAGGCCTAGCCCACCGTGGTTATACCGAAGGCTTTTTACGTCGCCATGTGCATGATGAATATCAAAATTATGACTATGGCTACTCAGTCAGTGACACCCAACAATTTGTGGGTGAGCTAACGGGTAAACGCAACCTTGCGGGACTGGCTGAAATCGAAGTGAAGAACAAGTTTTCCGTTGGCGACAGTGTCGAGCTGATGACGCCGCAGGGCAATATCAGTCTGACGATTGAACAACTTGAAAATCGCAAGGCTGAAGCGGTTGCAGCGGGCTTAGGTTCTGGGCACACTGTGTATCTGCCCGTGCCAAAAGAAGTCGATTTGAGCCACGGTATTTTGCTGCGTAACCTGCCCCAAGGTCAGGATACGCGCAACCCACATGAACTAGGTTAA
- a CDS encoding HDOD domain-containing protein, whose amino-acid sequence MSTEHLLLVSLLKKLKDDALVLPTLPEVAMRVQEVVGRSDASLKQVAEVIGQDAAISARIIKVANSALYSRGVPAESINSAVSRIGLIQIKSIATSVAMEQLFISTNEMVWEVMDEVWRTSIDVTAAACAMLQMYNKRHSTSRLNFDTLTLAGLVHNIGALPVLTEAEAQPHLFTSIDQLRALVRKMQGPLGRAVLKSWDFSTEVMEVVERWADLPYLPDHVTYLDFIRAAAFYTGELRAGTELEQRLGVFVARGLPVTTDDLASDEFMEKFHSIRESYQ is encoded by the coding sequence ATGTCTACCGAACATCTACTGTTAGTCAGTTTATTAAAAAAACTAAAAGATGATGCCTTAGTGCTACCGACGTTGCCTGAAGTGGCGATGCGGGTGCAAGAAGTGGTCGGACGCTCCGATGCGAGCCTTAAACAAGTGGCTGAAGTGATCGGCCAAGATGCGGCGATTTCTGCCCGTATTATTAAGGTGGCCAATAGCGCTTTATATAGCCGAGGCGTTCCTGCTGAAAGCATTAACAGTGCGGTTTCACGCATTGGTTTAATCCAAATTAAAAGCATCGCGACTTCGGTGGCGATGGAGCAATTGTTCATTTCCACCAATGAAATGGTGTGGGAAGTCATGGACGAAGTGTGGCGCACCTCAATCGATGTGACTGCCGCCGCCTGTGCCATGTTGCAGATGTATAATAAACGCCATTCAACCAGTCGATTAAATTTTGATACCTTAACCTTAGCCGGACTCGTACATAACATTGGCGCTTTACCTGTGTTGACCGAAGCTGAGGCGCAGCCGCATTTATTTACGAGCATTGATCAATTACGCGCGCTCGTTCGTAAAATGCAGGGGCCCTTAGGTCGTGCTGTGTTAAAGAGTTGGGATTTTTCTACCGAAGTGATGGAAGTGGTTGAGCGCTGGGCCGATTTACCTTATCTGCCCGATCACGTCACCTATCTCGACTTTATCCGTGCAGCGGCCTTCTATACAGGTGAATTACGTGCTGGCACTGAGTTAGAACAACGTCTTGGTGTGTTTGTCGCCCGTGGTTTACCCGTGACAACCGATGATTTAGCCAGTGATGAATTTATGGAAAAATTCCATTCAATTAGAGAAAGTTACCAATAA